From Aquarana catesbeiana isolate 2022-GZ linkage group LG05, ASM4218655v1, whole genome shotgun sequence:
CTGTtttcctgtccattgggtcctttaaatTACCCATATCCTCAAAAACATGGTCAGACTGTTTtgagactttggacagaggggcatatagtttaggatttttattccagaccgcctctgggctctcatcAAAGGGGAATCTCCTTTTAAGAGAATTTGGAAAGAAGACCTTTTTATCTGGCTCGGCCCACTCCTTGCGGCCAAGGTCAGAAAGCACTTTATGTATAGGAAATACCTTAGCTTTCttttccccagagcctcatacattttatcatgtctggtcaattgagtttcttcctcatcaatttccagtgtatcataaatagcgctcaacagctcATCTACTTCCTCaagagacagcttgtattttgctgCTTTGTTAGCTACAACCTGATCCTCCTCCTGATCTGAGTCTGCATCAGGGGATTCAGGGCTAACCAACacggggctatgctccctgactgtacggggctccccagaactgggtgttgtaaggcatggtgaggagggaatcgcagctgctttactggtggaagCAGACATGCTTACATCTGCGAATAACTCgcggagagatttaaaggttgccataaatctatcccctattttgtagacgctataacttttgcgcaaaccaatcaatatacgctttttgcaatttttattaccaaaagtatgtagaagaatacatatcagcctaaactgagaaaaacatttgcttttaaaaaaaaaaaattggggctatttttttacatcaaaaagtccaaaatattttttcaaaatcgacgctctttttttgtttatagagcaaaaattaccagagatgataaaatagcaccaaaaggaagctctatttgtggaaaaaaaaaggatgtctattttgtttgggtacaacgtcgcacgaccgcacaattgtcagttatagtgatgcagtgccatatcgcaaaaaatggcctggccattgagcaggcaagtggttaattggaagTCACATTTAGGTTGTTGTTGGACACGGTGGAGGAACTAACACCTATGCAGGCTTCCTGACACCAACATTTGGATGATATATCTAGGAGAGGGGGGTTCAGCAACTTTGAcatctcccatcctgttcttggacaaccaACATCTTCACATTCCATGGTGCCTGGATGAAGGTGCCaatgctacctgtgtggatataaatgctataGTATGGTGTGAGGAGTCTCATCTAGTTACATAGCCCCATCCTTGATGTCTCAATGGGATGATGTAACTAGAACAGGGGGGTTCCACACCTTTCACACCTCCCATGCTGTTCTTGGATAATCAACATCTACCTCAACACATCtaatggtgattggattaaggtgttgGTGCTACCTGAGTACATGTTGGGGTATCTTTCTGACACTCATtaaaactgaagaagtggcttagaGAATCTAcacaatgtcttcaacattacagaacaagtcctgcTCAATGTGACCAACTGCTACTAACTAAACAATGAAGGTTTTGTCCATACTGCATTGTATAAAATAATGGTTAGTTTATATTAAAATAATGGAACATATGAGGTGTGTCCAGAAAGTAATGAAAATGatgctttaaaaattatttttttgaaaaattttacaATTGAACACAGTTTTCTAGTGGGATGGCGCTCAGAGCCGACGTAGTGGCTCTTTGAACGTTATCCACACTACCAAAATGGCGTCCTTTCTTGTGTTCAGAACCTGAGTCACAATCCTGACTGTCGGTCACAGTTGAGAACAGACCTCACTGCATCCACGTTCTGTTCCATTTTTGACCGACGGTTCACTATAGGAATGATTGTAGAGGAAACGGGAATTACCAAGTCAATTGCTCATGAAATTGTGACTCAGGATTTGAACACGAGAAAGGCGCCATTTTGGTAGTGTGGATAACGTCCAAAGAGCCACTACACTGGCTCTGAGCGCCATCCCACTTGAAGACTTTCAGGGGCGCTATGAAGAATAGAAAAATCCCTGGGAACGTTGTGTACACTCACAAGGTACATATTTCAAGGGAGACAATGTTCAGGTgtaacatttttcaataaaataattttttaatatcaTTCTCATTACTTTGTGGACACACCTTGTATAATGACACTGTTCACTGTAAATGTGGCTCCTCGTGTTGCTTCTTCCTCTTActttccagccctgctgtacagggactgcaagaagtTGATACCAAATCACATTCAGTTACTTACATTGcttgaagttaaaaaataaatgtatgattatacagctgcattcatttgtgtcttttatatctgcatcGAGTTTGGCTTCAATGGTCTGATTTGCAATAGTTTCTCATAGTTGAGCTCCTTATTTATTtggatctccttctctgcagcctttccAGTTCCAGGACATCtttttggttaaagtgattgtaaacccttacagaccactttttactacaggtaagtccataataaggcttatctgtagctaccccggatatcccctaaacctgcacagtttaggagataatccctgtatcagcatgtgccgatgtcatcagcacatgcgcaccgGAGCAACAGCTCATTCGTGtcattgcttcagctgatgtgccgttaccggtggctcccacgcacaggagtgatgtcatcgtggctccagccaatcacagcaccaataccggaaataactctgggagacatgtcgccaggcagagcagtgtgccaggaccgctgcgggggctttaatctaaggtgagtatttcataatgagctagtatgctatgcatactagctcattatgtctttgtcttgcaggttttttttttgtgggttcacaaccactttaactcctttCAATACTAGAGTGGACAGTATTGAAGTAATATGACTTGTCTCGCTCACTTGAGTCCTCAATAAATTTTAGATGTTAGATGTAGAAGCTGCAGATTGGAATTGAGATCTGATAAGAATTGAATCTGTTAGGAGAAATACACAAAAGCCGCCTTTGCTGAATTTTTCAATCTGTAATGGTTTGTGATCCTCATCCTTCCTTCTCTACCTAGTGGGTCACTTACCCAGAGCTACCATGTGTTTGTCAAGTGTACGTGTTTACTTcatgttagggctcatttacacttgcttcggtttcaacaaggcttcagacagccTTTGATAAAGCTCTCTTAATGCTAGTCAAAGctcttgtcactaaataaaatggttagcttacggtcctgtttacaccttgcttttgctttgtttTGGCTTCACTTCAACAATTAtatcccatgtagcttcagtggtgcttcaaagcgtcttcaaagcctccatagaagtgtaTGGCAAAGATCGcttgaagcctcattgaagccccgcaAAGCCTCACCAAAGCTTCACCGAAGCCCtattgaagccccatcgaagcctcattaaagcaccaagcaaaagcaaggtgtaaacaggactgtaagctaaccatttattTAGTGACGGGAGCTTTAACTGGCGTCcagagagctttaaccacttcccgcccggcctatagcagattgatggccgggcggtggttcagctatcctgactgggtgtcatatgacatccagcaggataacagctgccatGCACCCGCGGGGGCACACAtagtggcgatcggtggagcggtgtgtcagtctgacacaccgctccacttgcggaggctctttaccacgtgatcagccgtgtccaatcatggctgatcacgatgtcaataggaaaagccattgatccgcttttcctcactcgcgtctgatagatacgaggagaggagagccaatcggctactctcctgacaggggggtctgtgctgattgtttatcagcgcagccccccctcagattcccacactagaccaccagggaaaccgccaggaccaccagggaaggaggcaacatgtggatggccaggtatgtaccccatggccatccacatgtgcaaataatgcccaatctgtgccaatcaatgcccacaaatgggcactgactggcaccattatatatcagtgatgcccatcaatgccacccatcagtgtcatcagtgccaccagtgtcatcagtgccacccatcagtgtccatcggtgccacctgtcattgcccatccgtgcccatccataccacctatcagtgccacccataagtacccatcggtgccacccataaatacccatcagtgctacccataagtacccatcaatgccacctacgagtacccatcagtgccacctatgagtgcccatcagtgccgcatatcagtgcccatcagtgctgcctatcagtgcccatcatcagtgccacctcatcagtgtccatcagtgccgccttatcagtgcctgtcagtgcagccatatcagtgcccatcattgaagaggaaaacatacttatttacaaaaaaatttaacagaaacaaagaaaaacttgttttttttcaaaattttcggtctttttttatttgttgcgcaaaaaataaaaaccacagaggtgatcaaataccatcaaaagaaagctctatttgtgggaacaaaatgataaaaaacttatttgggtatagtgttgtatgaccattcaaattgcgacagcgctgaaagcagaaaattggactgggcaggaaggtgtctaagtgcccggtattgaagtggttaaccaagccTCTCCAAAGCCTTGtttcgaagcaagtgtaaactagccctaagtgcCTCATCAAGAAGGGACAAGGACATCCACATCCTTCTCTGTCATtgatttgttatatatatttttttaatgaactgTTCTTAGAGTTGTTGGAAGTGATCTGGGAGTGTACACTGTGCATGTAATACAAGAATTGCTAGGAGCAAAGTGAAGGAGCATTTTTTGTCTCTGCCATAATTCCTGGCTCTGTTCCGCCTGCTTTGGAGTTTGGGGTTTTTCTGCCCACCTTTGTATGTTCCAGCTCCTCCTTTTACACTATTCATAGTAaaaacacttttaaccacttgtaTATGTCTCCGGACAGGTTTCTTTTACCGTTGGAAATTATTTTctcctaaacacaaaaaacaaaaagcataaacATGCAAATAGCTATTCACACTACATTATATAACTTAACTTTGTGTCTTGTCTGCAGAAGCAATTTAAAGCTAAGAATCAGTACAATGTGTATCAACATGTAGGGACATATACCTTCAATATAAACATTTATTTGTCCTCCAACTTCCTCAAGATAAAAGCTGCAAGACCAGCTCAGCCCCACCCTGTGCCGAGAAATGTGAGATGACTTTGGATTTTCAGTCTCAGAGactttcactttcatttctctcttctgctgtcagcgatggcgtctgctgatgTGAGACAAGAGCTGGACtgttccatctgtctgaacatttatacagatcctgtaaacctgagatgtggacacaacttctgccaggTCTGTATTGATGgtgtgttggatacacaggagagatctggaggttattcctgtcctcagtgcagagaagagttccaggatcggcctgtactgcacaggaacataacactacgtaacatagtggaggcTTTCCGATCTTCTCAGCTGGAAGAAGGGAAGACTGgaatcttctgtacttactgtattcactctcctgtacctgctgttaaatcctgtctgatgtgtgaagcttctctgtgtgataaTCATCTGAGAGTCCACAGCAAGGCACCAGAACATGTCCTAACTGATCCCACCACTTCCATGGAGAACAGAAAATGCTccatccataagaagatcctggaataTTACTGTACTGAGGACTCtgcctgtatctgtgtgtcctgcagttTGGCCGGAGAACACCGGGGACACAaggtggagactctggatgaggcctcCGAGAAGAGGAAACAGAAACTgagaaatgttctgcagaaactgatgacagagagagaggagacggagaaaagagtccagagtctgcaggatcgcaggagaaaagtacaagaaaaatcagccggtctaacagagagagtcactgccctgttcatAGAGCTCAGGAGACATCTGGAGGACCTGGAGAATAGAGTCCTGAGGAACATCTCCAGCCAGGAAGAGCGGATCTCATTGTCTGATCTGATCCAtcagctggaaataaagaaggaggatctgtccaggaagatggaggacattgaggagctgtgtaacatgactgacccactgactgtcctacaggaatcagacacaggggacttgtgtgatactgaggagggagatgatgaggacagagagagacatgatagactcctccatgatggagaggATCTGGATGTGTCTGgaatctcacacacattacacacagggttATCTGATATGATAAAAGGGGGAAATGTATCCTTCTATATACAGGAAGcttcagacatattactggatgtgaacacagctcataataatctacagatatcagatgacaTGAAAACTGTATCCTGGTCAGATATAGAGcagaatcgtccagaaacaccGGAGAGATTTCAGTCATGTTTCCAGGTATTAAGCAGTCAGAGATTTTCCTCGGggcgacattactgggaagtggatgtcagtGAGTCAGAACATTACAGAGTCGGGATGTGTTAtcccagtatagagaggagaggaagGCAGTCACTGATTGCAAATAATAACAAGTCCTGGGGTTTGTGCAGGTATAGCGATAGGTGTTTTCTAACACATGACTATAAACAGATCAGCATATCTCCCaatctctccagtaacagagtcaggatcgatgtggattatgaggccgggcagctgtccttttatgatctgtgtgacccgatccgacacctccacaccttcaccaccaccttcactgagcccctccatgtcggGTTATATGTAGGAGAAGGTTCTATAACAATATCTGGGGGTGAAAGGCGACGtgagaaataataatataacagaaaatctgCCCAaacctgctgacatcacagaaatctgaatcTGATTATTTGTAACTAATGGAATAATGCAGAAGATTCATATTCCATATGTCATAAATCTAAAGGTTCCCAACACAAACAATCACAGCATTGAGAAATCTCAGCACAGGAAAGTGTGATTTATTCTCTTATAGTGACAATAATAAGATTTGGGGTTTTCAGGGgttcattaagggccagttcacaccacatgcattccagtgcgtttttttctgcataaaaaatgcatagaaagtaggttatatggttttcaatggcatagttcacactagtgcttccagttccagaaaaaaaagtagaacatgctgcatttttcctgcactggaacgctgtaaaacgcaccaaaaatgcactggaacacccatgttcttatttaaggttaagggaaAAAAATAGAGTGGGGGATGCACTGgaccgcatcaaaaacgcaccaaaaacgcaatagaacgcatcaaaaacacgcattaaaaaaagcatttggagagcatccggactgcgtttctatgatgtgaactggcccttataatGACAATAATAAGATTTGGGGTTTTCAGGGgttcattaagggccagttcacaccacatgcagtccagtgcggtttttttttctgcatcaaaaacacatagaaagtaggttatatggttttcaatggcatagatcacactagtgcttgcagttccagttcatttcagttgcagaaaaaaagtagaacatgctgcattttttctgcactggactgtactggaacgctgtaaaaagcatcaaaaactcacaggaacgcaccaaaaatgcactgcaacacccatgttcttatttaaggttaagaaaaaaaaggggggaaatgcactggactgcatcaaaaacgtgcatttaaaaaagcatctggagcgcatccggactgcgtttctatggtgtaaactggcctggatgcgttccaggtgcttttctgcatgcgcgtttttgatgcattccagtgttttttttcccctcttttttcttaaccataaataaggacaagtgtgttgcaatgcgtttttgatgcgttttacagcgttccagtacagtccagtgccggaaaaatgcagcatgttctacttttttctggaactggaacgcactggaactgcaagcactggtgtgaacgatgccattgaaaaccatataacctactttctatgcgtttttgatgcagaaaaaaaacgcactggactgcatgtggtgtgaaccggccctaagtgtTAGTGGTCAGGATAAGACTATTATCATTGATTATAATTTGAATGATTATTCTAAATTTGCAGAAAATGTAATGTAcactattgcagcttgccaatacttagatgtggtgactgcattggttttcttttttcagtcttttttttttcaatttttaccgagagatcctgccagtaacacacttcctgtcctaggatgacaccaCTCACTCATGGTACTGTACACtgtagatttttaggtactgtcgtTTTTTGGCACCGTTCCACGAGCGTACGcagttttaaaacgtgacatgttgggtatctatttactcagcattacatcatcttttataaatatattgtgttttaaaattgtgtgtgtattaaaattcattacattttttttttctcaaaaaaatttgcatttaaaaagacgctgtgcaaatataaaaatatgcaacacccaccattttattctctagggcctctgctttaaacaatctataatgtttgggggctctgggcagttttctagcaaaacaatgctgatttttacatataggagaggaatgtcagaattggccggaCTGGAAGCGGTTAATATCAGACTGCGGAGtgcacaggacagcactggatttctggcaggattcacAGGGTGATTTGTACACTGATTGAATAGCTATAACAATATTCTTTCAagtgtatatttaacagatcaaaatgaTGGAAATAAGTGAAGTTGGTTGTTATCTTCATTGTAGTTTATTGTTGCTGTCAGACAGAAGTGTAAAGAGCTGTAAAGCTCTAATTGGCTCAGagtgctgcccctcccccccatgctgctgTGTAGGTGATTACAGGAAGTGATATCAGGACCAATTCAGATATATACAACACTTCTATGTAGACAAAAAATAAGCTTTTTAATTAATACATaattgcattaaagtagaactgaaggcaaaactttttcttttcattttggatagatcaagggagggttataacccccgtcagattttttttttctgccatctgtgtcccattgttgagatttcccttcacttcctgtcccatagccaaacaggaagtgagagaaaatccctgtaaATCAAGGCAATTTCTTGGTGACCCCCCCAGGTCACGACGATTTTTTAGTAAAATacgtgcatcccacccctgatgactggcaggaaaccaagaaacgcgtcgggttataaACTAGGGGGGTCGAGCTAAGCCTATTCTTATTTTGAATTCAATGAACTTTTCTCTGATTTTGTATTCTTATCATGTGATTTATGTAAAAtttggattgtcatatattttttgaCTCTTGTATTTTTCTGCAAGAATTGTATCAGTTTATGTCCCTTGATTTGTCTGCATAAAATTGTGATTATTAATACAAATATTTCATCTTTTATGATTATGCCTGTATTCTATTTATTCTACTTGTGTAGGCCTAAAACAATCATGGACAACCCGGATGGGTTAACGACATCAAACTAAATCCAAATGAATATAATTGAATGTATATTTATCACCTacaatgacatgcttcatttaaagtcccatctctGTTCTCCAATTTTCTGTATTATaaccagggatggaagcatgccattgatacatGAAGGTAGTGACAGGCCACATTTTCTTCATTAGAATCAAAGCAGGTTTAAGACTTCGGTTAAATACAAATTTGAATTACGTTATTTTGGaccaattttatttcattattttggaGGATTTCCTTTACATTTGCATTACTGATAAGGTTTATTTCAAATATGTGAAGTGTTCAAAATTATAAAAGAAATATCTAAATTCAACATTTTGCTGCGTACatgtacaatactgtgcaaaagttttaggcaggtgtgaagaattaATGTGAAGTACAAATGCTTTCAAATATATacaatacagccgtggccaaaagttttgagaatgacacaaatattcattttcacaaagtctgctgcctctgtTTTTATGATGGTGATTTGCATATTCTACAGAATGTTATTTAGAGTGATCAGAtttgtccctctttgccatgaaaatgaacttgatcccattaaaaaaaacatttccactgcatttgtgaagaagact
This genomic window contains:
- the LOC141145569 gene encoding E3 ubiquitin/ISG15 ligase TRIM25-like, encoding MASADVRQELDCSICLNIYTDPVNLRCGHNFCQVCIDGVLDTQERSGGYSCPQCREEFQDRPVLHRNITLRNIVEAFRSSQLEEGKTGIFCTYCIHSPVPAVKSCLMCEASLCDNHLRVHSKAPEHVLTDPTTSMENRKCSIHKKILEYYCTEDSACICVSCSLAGEHRGHKVETLDEASEKRKQKLRNVLQKLMTEREETEKRVQSLQDRRRKVQEKSAGLTERVTALFIELRRHLEDLENRVLRNISSQEERISLSDLIHQLEIKKEDLSRKMEDIEELCNMTDPLTVLQESDTGDLCDTEEGDDEDRERHDRLLHDGEDLDVSGISHTLHTGLSDMIKGGNVSFYIQEASDILLDVNTAHNNLQISDDMKTVSWSDIEQNRPETPERFQSCFQVLSSQRFSSGRHYWEVDVSESEHYRVGMCYPSIERRGRQSLIANNNKSWGLCRYSDRCFLTHDYKQISISPNLSSNRVRIDVDYEAGQLSFYDLCDPIRHLHTFTTTFTEPLHVGLYVGEGSITISGGERRREK